One Pseudorasbora parva isolate DD20220531a chromosome 4, ASM2467924v1, whole genome shotgun sequence genomic region harbors:
- the cdc25d gene encoding cell division cycle 25 homolog d isoform X1: protein MEAVWGPPAEEDSSPVSELSFSLQNLRCQDSVRSSPPWRKLVLTPECISPPLNTLSRDRETPTVSAVRRRRARSLSPESSSITPVCLWRDRHDPPAERVFKRLRVRLSSRFSTDGADGADGGRSRRQYRSDPEEDASGPRERHALDPTAAVRFSQMRSPQEAPPTQVTQDAVADLTLIGDFSKQHLLPVERAGHQELHCVSAQTVASLIRGQFGPAVEDFLIVDCRYPYEYQGGHIKGSVNLYTESQIRHAVHQDSAGAQPYKSLPGEEGSSPRKLIVFHCEFSSERGPHLCQYLRRLDRCVNAQVYPNLHYPELYLLLGGYKHFYASYPFGVSLSQDLCDPCGYVPMRQREYRQQLHGFLRTRPTRQRRRRPIRTHQTTTR from the exons ATGGAGGCGGTGTGGGGTCCACCGGCGGAAGAAGACAGTTCCCCGGTCAGCGAGCTCTCCTTCAGCCTGCAGAACCTCCGCTGTCAGGACAG TGTAAGGAGCTCGCCCCCCTGGAGAAAGCTTGTTTTGACGCCTGAATGCATCAGTCCGCCGCTCAACACACTCTCCAGGGACAGAGAGACGCCGACAG TCTCTGCGGTGAGGAGACGACGAGCGAG AAGCCTGTCCCCCGAGTCCTCTTCAATCACG CCCGTGTGTCTGTGGAGGGACCGTCACGATCCTCCTGCTGAGCGAGTCTTT AAGCGGCTGCGCGTGCGTCTCTCCAGCAGATTCTCCACAGATGGGGCAGATGGGGCAGACGGGGGCAGGAGCAGGAGGCAGTACCGCAGTGACCCAGAAGAGGACGCCAGTGGCCCGCGAGAGAGGCACGCGCTCGACCCAACG GCCGCTGTGAGGTTCAGTCAGATGAGGTCACCGCaggaagccccgcccacacagGTCACACAGGATGCGGTCGCTGACCTCACACTCATAGGGGACTTCAGTAAG CAACACCTGCTTCCTGTGGAGAGAGCCGGCCATCAGGAGCTTCACTGTGTCAGCGCACAAACC GTGGCGTCTCTGATCAGAGGTCAGTTTGGTCCTGCAGTGGAAGACTTCCTCATCGTCGACTGCCGTTACCCCTATGAGTACCAAGGAGGACACATTAAG GGCTCAGTGAACCTCTACACGGAGTCTCAGATCCGGCACGCGGTTCATCAGGACTCAGCCGGAGCTCAGCCGTATAAATCACTCCCAGGGGAAGAGGGCTCATCGCCACGGAAACTGATAGTGTTCCACTGCGAGTTCTCATCGGAACGAGGACCGCatct GTGTCAGTATCTGAGGAGGCTGGACAGATGTGTCAATGCTCAGGTGTATCCGAACCTGCATTATCCTGAGCTCTACCTGCTGCTGGGCGGATACAAACACTTCTACGCCTCTTATCCG tTTGGTGTGTCTCTGTCTCAGGATCTGTGTGACCCCTGCGGTTACGTGCCCATGCGGCAGCGCGAGTACCGGCAGCAGCTCCACGGGTTCCTCAGGACAAGACCCACGCGGCAGCGAAGACGAcggccaatcagaacacatcaAACAACCACTCGTTAA
- the cdc25d gene encoding cell division cycle 25 homolog d isoform X3, whose product MEAVWGPPAEEDSSPVSELSFSLQNLRCQDSVRSSPPWRKLVLTPECISPPLNTLSRDRETPTVSAVRRRRARSLSPESSSITKRLRVRLSSRFSTDGADGADGGRSRRQYRSDPEEDASGPRERHALDPTAAVRFSQMRSPQEAPPTQVTQDAVADLTLIGDFSKQHLLPVERAGHQELHCVSAQTVASLIRGQFGPAVEDFLIVDCRYPYEYQGGHIKGSVNLYTESQIRHAVHQDSAGAQPYKSLPGEEGSSPRKLIVFHCEFSSERGPHLCQYLRRLDRCVNAQVYPNLHYPELYLLLGGYKHFYASYPFGVSLSQDLCDPCGYVPMRQREYRQQLHGFLRTRPTRQRRRRPIRTHQTTTR is encoded by the exons ATGGAGGCGGTGTGGGGTCCACCGGCGGAAGAAGACAGTTCCCCGGTCAGCGAGCTCTCCTTCAGCCTGCAGAACCTCCGCTGTCAGGACAG TGTAAGGAGCTCGCCCCCCTGGAGAAAGCTTGTTTTGACGCCTGAATGCATCAGTCCGCCGCTCAACACACTCTCCAGGGACAGAGAGACGCCGACAG TCTCTGCGGTGAGGAGACGACGAGCGAG AAGCCTGTCCCCCGAGTCCTCTTCAATCACG AAGCGGCTGCGCGTGCGTCTCTCCAGCAGATTCTCCACAGATGGGGCAGATGGGGCAGACGGGGGCAGGAGCAGGAGGCAGTACCGCAGTGACCCAGAAGAGGACGCCAGTGGCCCGCGAGAGAGGCACGCGCTCGACCCAACG GCCGCTGTGAGGTTCAGTCAGATGAGGTCACCGCaggaagccccgcccacacagGTCACACAGGATGCGGTCGCTGACCTCACACTCATAGGGGACTTCAGTAAG CAACACCTGCTTCCTGTGGAGAGAGCCGGCCATCAGGAGCTTCACTGTGTCAGCGCACAAACC GTGGCGTCTCTGATCAGAGGTCAGTTTGGTCCTGCAGTGGAAGACTTCCTCATCGTCGACTGCCGTTACCCCTATGAGTACCAAGGAGGACACATTAAG GGCTCAGTGAACCTCTACACGGAGTCTCAGATCCGGCACGCGGTTCATCAGGACTCAGCCGGAGCTCAGCCGTATAAATCACTCCCAGGGGAAGAGGGCTCATCGCCACGGAAACTGATAGTGTTCCACTGCGAGTTCTCATCGGAACGAGGACCGCatct GTGTCAGTATCTGAGGAGGCTGGACAGATGTGTCAATGCTCAGGTGTATCCGAACCTGCATTATCCTGAGCTCTACCTGCTGCTGGGCGGATACAAACACTTCTACGCCTCTTATCCG tTTGGTGTGTCTCTGTCTCAGGATCTGTGTGACCCCTGCGGTTACGTGCCCATGCGGCAGCGCGAGTACCGGCAGCAGCTCCACGGGTTCCTCAGGACAAGACCCACGCGGCAGCGAAGACGAcggccaatcagaacacatcaAACAACCACTCGTTAA
- the cdc25d gene encoding cell division cycle 25 homolog d isoform X2, producing the protein MEAVWGPPAEEDSSPVSELSFSLQNLRCQDSVRSSPPWRKLVLTPECISPPLNTLSRDRETPTVSAVRRRRARSLSPESSSITPVCLWRDRHDPPAERVFKRLRVRLSSRFSTDGADGADGGRSRRQYRSDPEEDASGPRERHALDPTAAVRFSQMRSPQEAPPTQVTQDAVADLTLIGDFSKQHLLPVERAGHQELHCVSAQTVASLIRGQFGPAVEDFLIVDCRYPYEYQGGHIKGSVNLYTESQIRHAVHQDSAGAQPYKSLPGEEGSSPRKLIVFHCEFSSERGPHLCQYLRRLDRCVNAQVYPNLHYPELYLLLGGYKHFYASYPDLCDPCGYVPMRQREYRQQLHGFLRTRPTRQRRRRPIRTHQTTTR; encoded by the exons ATGGAGGCGGTGTGGGGTCCACCGGCGGAAGAAGACAGTTCCCCGGTCAGCGAGCTCTCCTTCAGCCTGCAGAACCTCCGCTGTCAGGACAG TGTAAGGAGCTCGCCCCCCTGGAGAAAGCTTGTTTTGACGCCTGAATGCATCAGTCCGCCGCTCAACACACTCTCCAGGGACAGAGAGACGCCGACAG TCTCTGCGGTGAGGAGACGACGAGCGAG AAGCCTGTCCCCCGAGTCCTCTTCAATCACG CCCGTGTGTCTGTGGAGGGACCGTCACGATCCTCCTGCTGAGCGAGTCTTT AAGCGGCTGCGCGTGCGTCTCTCCAGCAGATTCTCCACAGATGGGGCAGATGGGGCAGACGGGGGCAGGAGCAGGAGGCAGTACCGCAGTGACCCAGAAGAGGACGCCAGTGGCCCGCGAGAGAGGCACGCGCTCGACCCAACG GCCGCTGTGAGGTTCAGTCAGATGAGGTCACCGCaggaagccccgcccacacagGTCACACAGGATGCGGTCGCTGACCTCACACTCATAGGGGACTTCAGTAAG CAACACCTGCTTCCTGTGGAGAGAGCCGGCCATCAGGAGCTTCACTGTGTCAGCGCACAAACC GTGGCGTCTCTGATCAGAGGTCAGTTTGGTCCTGCAGTGGAAGACTTCCTCATCGTCGACTGCCGTTACCCCTATGAGTACCAAGGAGGACACATTAAG GGCTCAGTGAACCTCTACACGGAGTCTCAGATCCGGCACGCGGTTCATCAGGACTCAGCCGGAGCTCAGCCGTATAAATCACTCCCAGGGGAAGAGGGCTCATCGCCACGGAAACTGATAGTGTTCCACTGCGAGTTCTCATCGGAACGAGGACCGCatct GTGTCAGTATCTGAGGAGGCTGGACAGATGTGTCAATGCTCAGGTGTATCCGAACCTGCATTATCCTGAGCTCTACCTGCTGCTGGGCGGATACAAACACTTCTACGCCTCTTATCCG GATCTGTGTGACCCCTGCGGTTACGTGCCCATGCGGCAGCGCGAGTACCGGCAGCAGCTCCACGGGTTCCTCAGGACAAGACCCACGCGGCAGCGAAGACGAcggccaatcagaacacatcaAACAACCACTCGTTAA